From the genome of Paralichthys olivaceus isolate ysfri-2021 chromosome 4, ASM2471397v2, whole genome shotgun sequence:
CAGAAGTATGAGCCCTTCTAGTATTTAAAATGACAATACATCAATGCCACAAGGCTCAAGGACAGTTTCTACCCCCAAGCCCCCAAGACTGACTAACAGCTCCAAGCCACTGCCCCAgcttcctccccctcccaccCTCCACACATAACCACCAAGGACTTAATGCAACTTTCTGCACATTGAACAATTTGCACACAGTGAACATTATGCACCTTGTATTTTTGAGCAAACTGTAATAATTCTGCACTGAAACTAAATCACCTCTTCTACCTCAGCTGTTATTTATCTCCTATCCCTTTTTTTAAGGTTtaaacttaaaggtacagtgtgtcgaatttagtgacatctagtggtgaaattacatgttgcagctgaatgcccctcacctcaccctccccttccaaacatgaaaaagagcctgtggtagcttcagttgtcataaagaCTCAAAAGGTGGTTAGTTTGTAGAGTTtgaacaactgtaaaaaacatggccgcctccatagagaggtccccctggatgtaaatataaagtatttaaatataaagggtccattctagggtaaagaaaagaacaattcatacaattcagatggaacacaccagtgaaaacatcacaaggattagtttacatttaatttcagccaataaatccctttcacctaaatcgtacacactggacctttaagtttccagtatatatatatatatatatatatatatatacatttaaatgtttctagTTTTCTTTGGATGTATCTAGcgttttaatttatatttttattttaataactgAGGGCACCTGGCAGGGACAAGAGAACTAAGAATTTCATTGCATTGATAACTTGTTTATTTCTGCATATGTCATTAAAGcctttgaacctttgaaccttGAATATTTATGTGACTTTATTTGGGTCCAAACCTTTAAAGGAGATTTAGTTTAAACCTCAGATTTGTAGAATTTTAATTTGGTATTTGTCACCTTAAATACTTCTACAAATTGTTGATAGACACGCAGATACTTCATGTGTCATACAACCCTGGAGCTGAAATAAGTTTTTCACCTGTGCAGACACTGAGTCTTGACTGGCTGCACTGTTACCAGGCAACCGACAACCATTAGGACACAAACACTGGGGCCAAAGACAACCCGAACCATTCCACATTATACTGCAGATAACGGCATGAGTCCACTCACACTCTCTGCTGTGATAGAGAAGCACATTCGCCACCTGTGTCTCACTGACTTTCCCTGTGGACGTGGCAGCTGGGTGAGTTTCTTCAGGGAACCTGGTTGCAGGTCTAATTATCACTGCAGCATGCGTTTTAGATTAGATATCAATGTACGTGGTGATTGTGTTGTCAGAGGAAGGCGGTGGACAgtgcagaggagacagagacagaggagacggacTCTCTCCTGGATCTGCTGATCTGTCCTCACTCTCCATGGTGGCACGATGCATCATGGAGCCCTCAAGCTCTGACCCTGAGAAAACTGGCCATGCTCTCACCTGAACACCTGCACACCAACTTCATTCACAAGCACTTCACTACACTACGCATCGTGGATGAGAATGTAAGTAACTGTTCGATTTTTTTACAATTAAACCCAAAAGTGGTTTTAGTTCTAACTCAGTCCATTGTCCTGGGCCCATCTGAACAGGCCCCAAGCCCTACTGCAGGATTTGAGTTTCTACTCAGTAACTAATCATTTTAGTACTACAATCTGTTCTATGTGCTCCTAATACTGACAGAAATAAGCAcagatgaatatatatataatattacagAAACCACTATGGAGTTTATTACAATCTCAAATGGCTCCTAAACCCAAACATCTGGCAGAGATGACCCAAAAACATTAGTTAATGCAACTTCTAAAGTACCGAAATGTAaatttagtgtgtgtttgtggtgctaAATCATTCCATACATTTACACGGATTAAGGTCAAGAGCGTCAAATATTATCGGGAGATCATATTGTCATCTTGCCTGTGGATCCCCTAGTGGCTGAGGGGCTCTGTGCAACCACCTGATTCCATCCCTCCACttcaaaacacagaggacaagGGTTATTAATTCTTAACGCTTTGACACAATGAACAAACTCGTGCTGCAGGTGTCGGTCGTCGATGGCGGCCTGTTGAAGTTCTcaaagctggaggagctggtgctGAGTGCCAACAGAATCTCAGAAATCCCTGCAGACAACCTCCCCTGCACTTTAAAGGTCAGTATCAATGCTCATGATGACATGAagtctctgctgcagaggtcaatcaatcaatggTGATTCACGACAATATCATGATCAcagctggctgtgatgtgtcgAGTAGTACCTGTCTGAGATGTAGTTGTGATGTAGTGATAATGAAATGTTTGCTGTGTTCTCTTACAGATTTTGGAGCTACGTGCAAACCGGCTGTCTGCTCTGAACAGTCTCAccagccccccacccccccacctaCAGTACCTGGGCCTCGGCTCAAGCAGTCTTGGTTCCTGTCAAGACATTGCTAATCTCTCTGGAAAACACTGGTTAGTACGCACACATACAGGAACTGaggtggttttttttaaagataaagcAAAAGTAGGTCAAATGAAACTACCGTTACGCAAGCAgttaattaacatttatttaatctgaAAGTCACAATGAGATTAGGATCTGGTTTCCAAGAGAGGCCTGAGAAATTCACATTCACAATAAcgagggataaaaaaaaacaacacaataaaaataaatgaataaaaacatcaggaAATGTAAATGATGAGCGAACTCAGCAGTAAATTCATGCAACtcattatttatatcatatttatttagTCAGTAACTCAGTTATAGTCtgtttatatttcaaaatatgtACAGGAcgatttcatttttaattgatcATTTGAGGTATAAAGAGCCAAGAATATTAAGGGTAcactgtgtagaatttagtgacatctagaggtgaagctgcacgttgcagctgaatacacctcacctcaccctcccctgtCCAACATGacggagaacctgtggtgaacttcagttgtcatgaaaactcaaaaggttttagtttgtccagtttggacaaaaatccctttcacctcaatctaaaacactgaacctttaagtttacTGTCACAGGTATGTGCAGAAGCTTGTGAGTTATCAGAAGCACTAATTCATTTAATGTCAACCCACTACTCgttaatgacacacacacactgtctctgaccTCAGGCCACAGCTGGTGTGTCTGGACCTCAGTGACTGTGAGTTTGAGGACCAGAGGGCCCTGCTGAGCGCTCTGACCACTCTCCCCTGCCTCAAGACGCTGGTGCTGGAGGGAAACCCCTTCACCCTCGCGCCCTCGTACCCGGGCTCCACTGTGGACACTCTCCCACGGCTCTCTTGCCTGGACAACTCATGGATCACCCCTGAGGAAAGACATCGCTTTAAGGGCTTGGCCAAGCTGAGCGGTGAGACTGTGAGCACGGGCTCCTGTTTCTTTTTAGATTTCCAAACAGTTGCGTCCTTTTAACCACAACAAGAGCGTTTTATgtaatttacagtttatgtCATTTTCCTGTGAACAGATGTGATTGTGGACCAGGCCTCAGCCACAGTGAGAGTGGGCGGAGTGATGGGAATCCCAGACCCGCTGATGAATGTGGATGAAAACGCTCCTGACTTCCCTGTTGTCACCTACAGCTATTTTATCACATACGAGTTCCTTACT
Proteins encoded in this window:
- the LOC109638063 gene encoding leucine-rich repeat-containing protein 43 isoform X2, with amino-acid sequence MSPLTLSAVIEKHIRHLCLTDFPCGRGSWRKAVDSAEETETEETDSLLDLLICPHSPWWHDASWSPQALTLRKLAMLSPEHLHTNFIHKHFTTLRIVDENVSVVDGGLLKFSKLEELVLSANRISEIPADNLPCTLKILELRANRLSALNSLTSPPPPHLQYLGLGSSSLGSCQDIANLSGKHWPQLVCLDLSDCEFEDQRALLSALTTLPCLKTLVLEGNPFTLAPSYPGSTVDTLPRLSCLDNSWITPEERHRFKGLAKLSDVIVDQASATVRVGGVMGIPDPLMNVDENAPDFPVVTYSYFITYEFLTQETPVNLKVASESKCDTDHETEDGSTDADPQSVKNCKIEKSAPDTGELNPEGTCCDIAHVSRHSTSKQTWSEHMDFSDTQVHTVSDLGGLKKFLNHGLYLRVEEEKVLSWPASSEDVAVTKPSQSVKEKNGGKERECPIKSGSTKDKSKDKKKKSVPDLVNDAPVRRSLGSVHVPLQSLLKGDRKVEILCDLGTLHVESVVEAAPTCKKDLGKKIKEEKKDDKDSKRRGSSGTGQKNTASSKGKGKAGREQEVDVVPADSSVCVRLQPATVELSVELEKWESESEARRLLHTKQIPKSAETGRLS